The Campylobacter concisus sequence AGGCTAGTGCCTGGAGCTGTAAATTTACTAAGCCGTATGATAAAAACAACCTCTATCGTCGTACTAATCGGCGTTGTAGAGGTGGTCAAAGTCGGTCAGCAGATCATCGAGCGAAATGTATTTACAAATCCTATGGCACCATTTTGGATATACACGCTCATATTCTTTTTATATTTTGCGATCTGCTATCCAGTCTCAAAACTATCAAAAAAACTAGAAGAAAAATGGAGTTAAAATGAGCGAAAACATATTAGAACTTAAAAAAATAAATAAATTTTATGGAGAGCTTCACGCCTTAAAAGATATAAATTTAGAGGTAAAAAGCGGTGAAGTGGTCGTGCTTCTTGGACCATCGGGCTGTGGCAAAAGCACAACTCTTAGATGTATAAACGGCCTTGAGAGTATCGCAAGTGGCGAGATAATAATTGATGGTGAAGTGATTGATGCTAAATTTAATGATTGGCAAAGGATCCGCCAAAAGGTCGGCATGGTCTTTCAAAGCTACGAGCTTTTTGATCACATGAATGTTATAGATAACGTCCTTCTTGGACCTTTAAAGGTGCAAAAAAGAGATAGAGCCGAGGCTGAAAAAACCGCTGATATGTGGTTGAGCAAGGTTGGACTGCTTGATAAGAAATTTGCCTATCCAAAGGAGCTAAGTGGCGGCCAAAAGCAGCGTATAGCTATAGTAAGAAGCCTTTGTTTAAACCCTGAAATTATGCTATTTGACGAGGTTACGGCTGCGCTTGATCCAGAGATCGTTAGAGAAGTGCTTGACGTGATACTAAATTTAGCCAAAGATGGAATGACGATGCTAATAGTTACCCATGAAATGAGCTTTGCGAGGTCGGTTGCAAACAAGATCGTATTTATGGACGCTGGGGCGATCGTGGAGATCAGCGAACCAGAGGAATTTTTTACCAACCCAAAGAGCGATCGCGCGAAGAAATTTCTAAATTTATTCTCGTTTTAGAAAAAATAAGAGATAATTTGCCGTTTTTTCAAAATGCGTTTAGAGCGAAATTTTAACGCTCTTATTTATTTAACTTTTTTACAAGGAGAAAGAGTGAGAAAATTTAAATTTTTCTTATTAGCATTAATCGCTACCGTCTTTCTAACGGGTTGTGGTAATGACAAAGGTGCCGACACGGCAAAAGCTGCTTCAAACGAAGCTGATGCGATCGCAAAGATCAAAGAGCGCGGATATGTAAGAATTGGCGTTTTTAGCGACAAACCACCATTTGGCTATGTCGATAAAGACGGCAAAAACCAAGGCTATGATATTTACTTTGCAAAACGTATCGCAAAAGACCTACTAGGCGATGAGAGTAAGGTAAAATTTGAGCTAGTTGAGGCTGCTGGTAGAGTTGAAGTTTTAGTAGCTGATAAAGTAGATATCACGCTTGCAAATTTTACAAAAACACCTGAGCGCGCACAAGTTGTTGATTTTGCGCTTCCATACATGAAGGTTTCACTTGGTATCGTAAGCCCTGAAGGTGCGGTGATAAAGAGCATCGATGAGCTAAAAGACAAAACCCTAATCGTAAATAAGGGCACAACCGCAGACGCGTTTTTTACAAAAAATTATCCAGACATTAAGCTTGCAAAATACGACCAAAATACTGAAACATTCGCAGCTTTGGTTGATAAAAGAGGTGCTGCACTAGCGCATGATAACGCCCTACTTTTTGCCTGGGCGAAAGAGACTCCAGGTTTTGTTGTAGGCGTTGAAGCACTTGGTGATGTGGATGTTATAGCACCAGCTGTTAAAAAAGGCAACAAAGTTTTACTTGACTGGCTAAATAATGAGATCATTGAGTTAGGCAAAGAAAATTTCTTCCACAAAGACTATGATGCTACACTAAAACCGATCTACGGCGACAGTGTAAATCCAGAATCACTTGTCGTTGAAGGTGGCAAACTCTAAAAATTTAATGGCGTAAATTTTTACGCCATCTCTCTATCTTTTAAATTTAACGAATACACTTGTGAAGTTTTTTACCGGTAGGTTACACTGCATAAATTCCACAAAGGGCGGATATCTTACATGTCTGAGCAGTAAGCTAGTAGGCGAGCTCCTTGCAATAATGAGCTATTTTTAAAAAAGAATGCCGACATTAGATATAGGCTACTTGTGGATTTAAATTACATTATCCGCATGAAGGTTCAAAAAAGCTAAGATGCATGTTTTTGATAAATTTAAATTACAGATAGTATGTATGCAGAGAAAAATCCGCGAAAGCTAGGCAAGAAAGATAGATCTTAGTTTTTGAATGTCTAAATAAAATTTTAAAAGGCATTTTGGAGTAAATTTAGCCCAAAATGCCTTTGCAAGCTACATTAAGCTCTTTAGTAGATTTGTTACTTTTTGCTCGATCTCTTCTAAAAATTCCTTGCTCTTTGCCTCAAATCTAGTAACAATAACTGGCGTTGTATTTGACGCGCGTACCAGCGCCCAGCCATTTTCAAACTGAATCCTTATACCATCAATATCAATGATATTTTTTATCTTTGGCAGGTCGCAACTCTCATTTTTCACACAATCTTTTAGCTTGGCAACTATCTTAAATTTAGCCTCATCAGTCGTCTTTACCTTGATCTCATCGGTGCTAAAGACAAGTGGCATCTTATCAAGCTCGCCATCAAGGTCAAAGCCCTTGTGAACTAGCTCAAGCACCCTCATCATCGCATAAAGCGCATCGTCAAAGCCAAAATAGCGCTCTTTAAAAAAGATATGACCACTCACTTCAGCCGCAAGATCTACGTTTAGCTCTTTCATCATCTTTTTTATATTGCTGTGCCCAGTTTTCCCCATAAAAACTTCGCCGATCTTTGCGATCTCATCATACATATTTTGCGAGCATTTAACCTCACCAAGCACCTTTGGATGTTTCATATTTAGAGCATAAAGATATGCTAGTTCATCGCCTTTTATATCTCTTTTTGGCGTTATCACGGCGATCCTGTCGCCATCTCCGTCAAAGCCAAATCCAAGGTCAAATTCTTTCTTTTCGATAAGAGAAAATAGCTCTTTTAAATTCTCTTTTTCACTTGGATCTGGGTGGTGATTTGGGAAATTTCCGTCTGGATCTTCATATAAAATTTTTGCATTTAGTCCAAGAGCCTTGACGATGGGCACCAAGCTCACGCCAACAGCACCATTTGCGCAGTCGATGACAAAGGGCTTTTTGAAATTTTTAAGCTCACTAAATTCTTTTACAAAAAACTCAACATATTTTTCTAAGATATTAAATTTCTCACAGCTATCATCGTCTGCGATCTCTAAATTTGAGGCGATTATCTCGTTCACCTTATCTTTTAAAATTTGCAGATCTTTGCCAAAAAAGCTATCTTTTTTGATAGTGATCTTAAAGCCGTTGTACTCTTTTGGGTTGTGAGAGCCCGTGATCATGATATTTGCGTCGAAATAATCAGCATAAACGCTAAAGTAGCCAATAGGAGTTGGAAGTAAGCCGATGTTGTAAATTTTAAAGCCACCAGCCTTGTTTAGACCACTTAGTAGATACCTAAAAAGCGTGCTGGCACTAAGTCTTGCATCAAAGCCAACACTTAAAGTTTTTACGCCAAATTCGTTAAATTTCTTACCCAAAGCATAGCCGATGGCCTTGACGCTATCTTCTGTCAAGTCTTTCTCAAAAATACCGCGGATGTCGTATTCTCTAAAAATTTCATCATATTTCATTGTAAATTCTCCCTAAAAGAAAGCAAAATGATACAAGAATAAATTTAAAAAGGAGTAAATAATTTTATAAATTTAGTGAGGCTAAAGTTTAAATATAAATTCGAGCTAGAAGGCTCTAGCTCGAAAAGGGCTACTACATCATGCCGCCCATACCACCCATTCCGCCCATGTCAGGCATTGCAGGCATTGCTTTTTCTTCTTTTATCTCGCTGATAGTTGCCTCAGTTGTTAGTAGCAAGCTAGCCACGCTAACAGCGTTTTGAAGCGCAACTCTCTCAACTTTAACTGGGTCGATGATGCCAGCTTCAAACATATTTACATATTCGCCAGTTGCAGCGTTAAAGCCAAAATTTGCATCTTTGCTTGTCTCAACTGCGTTTGCGACAACGCCTGCGTCAAAGCCAGCGTTCTCAGCGATTTGGCGAAGTGGAGCACGAAGCGCTCTTCTAACGATCTCAGCACCGATTGCCTCGTCACCTTGTAAATTTAGATTTACACTCTTTGAAGCAAGGATAAGAGCTGAACCGCCACCTACTACGATACCCTCTTCAACAGCTGCACGAGTAGCGCTTAGAGCGTCATCTACACGGTCTTTTTTCTCTTTCATCTCAGTTTCAGTCGCAGCACCTACTTTGATAACTGCCACGCCGCCACTTAGTTTTGCAAGGCGCTCTTGTAGTTTTTCTTTGTCATAGTCGCTTGTTGTTTCTGCGATTTGTGCTTTGATCTGAGTTATTCTAGCGTCGATAGCTGACTTCTCGCCTGCGCCATTTACGATAGTTGTGTTGTCTTTGTCGATAACTACGCTTGAAGCTTGCCCAAGGTCGTTTATAGTGGCGCTTTCTAGTGTTCTGCCTAGCTCTTCGCTGATAACTTCGCCACCTGTTAAAATAGCGATATCTTCAAGCATTGCTTTTCTTCTGTCGCCAAAGCCAGGAGCTTTAACAGCTGAGATGTTTAGCACGCCACGAAGTTTATTAACAACAAGTGTTGCAAGGGCCTCACCCTCGATATCTTCAGCGATGATTAGAAGTGGTTTGCCACTCTTTTGTACTTGCTCAAGCACAGGGAGTAGATCTTTTAAATTTGTGATCTTCTTGTCAAATAGCAATATAAATGGATTGCTTAGCTCAACTTGCATCTTTTCAGGGTTTGTGATGAAGTATGGGCTTAGATATCCGCGGTCAAACTGCATACCCTCAACAACGCTTAGCTCGTCTTGGATAGACTTTGCCTCTTCTACTGTTATTACGCCATCTTTGCCGACTTTCTCCATCGCATCTGCGATAAGCTTGCCGATGCTTTCGTCTGAGTTAGCAGAGATGGTAGCGATCTGAGCGATCTCTTTTGAGCCTGATACTTTTTTAGAGATATTTTTTAGTGCGTCTATAAGAGCTGCCACTTCTTTATCCATGCCGCGTTTTACTTCGATAGGATTTGCGCCTGCAGTTACGTTTCTAAGGCCCTCTTTAAATATCGCGTGAGCTAGCACAGTCGCTGTTGTCGTGCCGTCACCTGCTTGGTCATTTGTCTTGCTTGCCACTTCTCTAACTAGGCTTGCACCCATGTTTTCGATAGTATCTTTTAGCTCAACTTCTTTAGCCACGCTAACGCCGTCTTTTGTGATGTTTGGCGCGCCAAAGCTCTTTTGGATAAGGACATTTCTGCCTCTTGGTCCCATTGTCACTTTTACAGCGTCATTTAGTTTTTTTACGCCCTCGTATAAGCGGTTTCTTGCATCATCAGAGTAAAAAATTTCTTTTGCCATTGTTTTTCCTTTCGGTTTTAATTTATTTTAAAAAATCAGCCTTATTTATCATTGACAAAGGCATATTAATATCAAAAATTTTGCCGCGAATATTTGAATAGCCGTTTTTAGCTAGTCTTTCACTGTGCATTTTTAGATATTTTTCCGCATTATCCTTATTGTCAAAAAGATAAATTCCGCCGGCTTCTTTTGTTTGTTTGTTCTCAGTCCAAATTTTCCATATCATACCGGGTTCCTGGTTAATGCTTTTAGCCAAATCCTCAAAAGCTTTTGACATCTCGTCTCCAAAAAGACCTTCTTGCGGAAAATCAACATACATAATTGCAGCCATCTGCAGCCTTATTTTAAAACGCCTAAAACATCGTCGATGTTTAAAACAAGATATGTTTTATCATCTAAATTTATCTCAGTGCCACCGTATTTTGCAAATACAACTTTATCGCCAACCTTTACACCCTCTACCTCAGCAC is a genomic window containing:
- the groES gene encoding co-chaperone GroES, whose amino-acid sequence is MNFQPLGKRVLVERVEETKTTASGIIIPDNAKEKPLSGEIKAVGAEVEGVKVGDKVVFAKYGGTEINLDDKTYLVLNIDDVLGVLK
- a CDS encoding amino acid ABC transporter ATP-binding protein, which produces MSENILELKKINKFYGELHALKDINLEVKSGEVVVLLGPSGCGKSTTLRCINGLESIASGEIIIDGEVIDAKFNDWQRIRQKVGMVFQSYELFDHMNVIDNVLLGPLKVQKRDRAEAEKTADMWLSKVGLLDKKFAYPKELSGGQKQRIAIVRSLCLNPEIMLFDEVTAALDPEIVREVLDVILNLAKDGMTMLIVTHEMSFARSVANKIVFMDAGAIVEISEPEEFFTNPKSDRAKKFLNLFSF
- a CDS encoding phosphomannomutase/phosphoglucomutase, with translation MKYDEIFREYDIRGIFEKDLTEDSVKAIGYALGKKFNEFGVKTLSVGFDARLSASTLFRYLLSGLNKAGGFKIYNIGLLPTPIGYFSVYADYFDANIMITGSHNPKEYNGFKITIKKDSFFGKDLQILKDKVNEIIASNLEIADDDSCEKFNILEKYVEFFVKEFSELKNFKKPFVIDCANGAVGVSLVPIVKALGLNAKILYEDPDGNFPNHHPDPSEKENLKELFSLIEKKEFDLGFGFDGDGDRIAVITPKRDIKGDELAYLYALNMKHPKVLGEVKCSQNMYDEIAKIGEVFMGKTGHSNIKKMMKELNVDLAAEVSGHIFFKERYFGFDDALYAMMRVLELVHKGFDLDGELDKMPLVFSTDEIKVKTTDEAKFKIVAKLKDCVKNESCDLPKIKNIIDIDGIRIQFENGWALVRASNTTPVIVTRFEAKSKEFLEEIEQKVTNLLKSLM
- a CDS encoding cysteine ABC transporter substrate-binding protein, with the protein product MRKFKFFLLALIATVFLTGCGNDKGADTAKAASNEADAIAKIKERGYVRIGVFSDKPPFGYVDKDGKNQGYDIYFAKRIAKDLLGDESKVKFELVEAAGRVEVLVADKVDITLANFTKTPERAQVVDFALPYMKVSLGIVSPEGAVIKSIDELKDKTLIVNKGTTADAFFTKNYPDIKLAKYDQNTETFAALVDKRGAALAHDNALLFAWAKETPGFVVGVEALGDVDVIAPAVKKGNKVLLDWLNNEIIELGKENFFHKDYDATLKPIYGDSVNPESLVVEGGKL
- the groL gene encoding chaperonin GroEL (60 kDa chaperone family; promotes refolding of misfolded polypeptides especially under stressful conditions; forms two stacked rings of heptamers to form a barrel-shaped 14mer; ends can be capped by GroES; misfolded proteins enter the barrel where they are refolded when GroES binds), translated to MAKEIFYSDDARNRLYEGVKKLNDAVKVTMGPRGRNVLIQKSFGAPNITKDGVSVAKEVELKDTIENMGASLVREVASKTNDQAGDGTTTATVLAHAIFKEGLRNVTAGANPIEVKRGMDKEVAALIDALKNISKKVSGSKEIAQIATISANSDESIGKLIADAMEKVGKDGVITVEEAKSIQDELSVVEGMQFDRGYLSPYFITNPEKMQVELSNPFILLFDKKITNLKDLLPVLEQVQKSGKPLLIIAEDIEGEALATLVVNKLRGVLNISAVKAPGFGDRRKAMLEDIAILTGGEVISEELGRTLESATINDLGQASSVVIDKDNTTIVNGAGEKSAIDARITQIKAQIAETTSDYDKEKLQERLAKLSGGVAVIKVGAATETEMKEKKDRVDDALSATRAAVEEGIVVGGGSALILASKSVNLNLQGDEAIGAEIVRRALRAPLRQIAENAGFDAGVVANAVETSKDANFGFNAATGEYVNMFEAGIIDPVKVERVALQNAVSVASLLLTTEATISEIKEEKAMPAMPDMGGMGGMGGMM
- a CDS encoding monooxygenase, yielding MAAIMYVDFPQEGLFGDEMSKAFEDLAKSINQEPGMIWKIWTENKQTKEAGGIYLFDNKDNAEKYLKMHSERLAKNGYSNIRGKIFDINMPLSMINKADFLK